From the genome of Deinococcus gobiensis I-0, one region includes:
- the vapC gene encoding type II toxin-antitoxin system tRNA(fMet)-specific endonuclease VapC → MSLRYLLDTNICIFIIKNRPAAVRARFQVLKPGELGISAITEAELLHGAYKSQRVEQNLAAVLDFSAQMEIVPFDSQITDTYGQLRAGLEQQGTPIGPLDFQIAATALACGLPLVTNNTREFRRVPGLLLEDWTQV, encoded by the coding sequence CTGAGCCTACGCTATCTCCTCGACACGAACATCTGCATCTTCATCATCAAGAACCGCCCAGCAGCCGTGAGGGCCCGCTTTCAGGTCCTCAAGCCTGGGGAGCTGGGGATCAGCGCCATTACCGAGGCGGAGTTGCTGCACGGAGCGTACAAGAGTCAGCGGGTCGAGCAAAACCTCGCGGCCGTACTGGACTTCTCAGCGCAGATGGAGATCGTACCCTTCGACTCGCAGATCACGGATACCTATGGGCAGCTGCGCGCGGGGCTCGAACAGCAGGGCACCCCGATCGGCCCACTGGATTTTCAGATCGCCGCGACTGCACTGGCATGTGGTTTACCGCTGGTCACGAACAACACCCGGGAGTTCAGGCGGGTTCCCGGTCTCCTGCTGGAAGACTGGACCCAGGTCTGA
- a CDS encoding GIY-YIG nuclease family protein — translation MIQLPSAGIYAIQNLDNGRIYVGGSVDVDRRIRVHQTHLARGQSDNPHIRQDITTYGPTVFRISILQRTFSTQELAELEQLWADRLGAFETGYNIRRIDPVNHLPRLRKPRALQGAK, via the coding sequence ATGATCCAGCTTCCCTCAGCTGGCATCTATGCCATCCAGAATTTGGACAATGGGCGGATCTACGTCGGCGGTAGCGTTGATGTCGACAGACGAATCAGGGTTCATCAGACGCATCTGGCTCGTGGCCAATCCGACAACCCCCATATCCGGCAGGACATCACCACCTATGGTCCTACGGTCTTTCGCATCAGCATCCTCCAGCGCACTTTCAGTACTCAGGAGCTGGCTGAGCTGGAGCAACTCTGGGCTGACCGCCTAGGTGCCTTTGAGACGGGTTACAACATCCGCCGTATTGACCCTGTCAATCACCTTCCCAGGCTCAGAAAACCCAGAGCGTTACAGGGGGCGAAGTGA
- a CDS encoding GIY-YIG nuclease family protein, producing MTGIYPVTPTSRLYVGASDNLRRRQQEHERARQGGNWSNKALRADLKTYGPDAFSFHVLQRTGDLGELRRLEAQWAQQLRAFDPVTGYNTQPIRTPETWDRRRQLQQVQAAAAGGRACLVRAQQHVLIQERAS from the coding sequence GTGACAGGTATATATCCAGTCACCCCAACATCCCGCCTCTACGTCGGTGCCTCCGACAACCTCCGCCGGCGCCAGCAGGAGCACGAGCGCGCCAGGCAGGGCGGCAACTGGAGCAACAAGGCCCTGCGCGCCGACCTCAAGACCTACGGCCCCGATGCCTTCTCCTTCCACGTCCTCCAGCGCACGGGCGACCTGGGCGAACTCCGCCGCCTCGAAGCCCAGTGGGCCCAACAGTTGCGCGCCTTCGACCCGGTCACGGGCTACAACACCCAGCCGATCAGGACTCCGGAGACCTGGGACAGACGCCGGCAGCTCCAGCAGGTCCAGGCCGCAGCCGCGGGTGGCCGGGCCTGCCTGGTCCGTGCCCAGCAACATGTGCTGATCCAAGAGCGTGCCTCGTGA
- a CDS encoding antitoxin — translation MVTVKVFQSGNSQAVRLPRELRLEVSELQVTRRGDVLILRPVALGTSLVGAFDALAQVGDDFLPEGRQQGSEQEREAF, via the coding sequence ATGGTCACTGTCAAGGTCTTCCAGAGTGGCAATTCACAAGCGGTCCGGCTTCCCAGGGAACTGCGGTTGGAGGTCAGCGAATTACAGGTCACCCGCCGGGGGGACGTTCTGATCCTGCGTCCCGTCGCTCTGGGGACGAGTCTCGTGGGCGCCTTCGACGCGCTGGCTCAGGTCGGGGACGACTTCCTGCCCGAGGGGCGCCAGCAGGGCAGCGAGCAGGAGCGTGAAGCGTTCTGA
- a CDS encoding DUF1064 domain-containing protein, producing the protein MTRFQPGRKATHKFGSVRTERAGVSFDSKVEADYHDVLQLALRAQQLVGVMRQPVFYLPGGTRYVADFLCFWADGRVDTRDVKGVETAEFKVKWREVQAAYPFMTFVSGQAQWQGLEGRGMSTGTNARPVPEIQLKVAIRRAAQEQYRRHVANRLCLAILADNRTPLGEGQLTFTHSTRGRNQAPSKKAGGDIFYTKVEPVQLLYGERTILTSPLSLKVLVKPEAEGSRVTLATLRTWPTPKTPEVLYRYRRDLQSLERKPGLSGDLVHLFEELLKPHRAELLRAMNL; encoded by the coding sequence GTGACCCGCTTCCAGCCGGGTCGCAAGGCCACGCACAAGTTCGGGTCAGTCCGGACGGAGCGCGCCGGCGTCTCGTTCGACAGCAAGGTCGAGGCGGACTATCACGACGTGCTGCAGCTGGCCCTCCGGGCACAGCAGCTCGTGGGCGTGATGCGGCAGCCGGTGTTCTACCTGCCCGGGGGCACGCGGTACGTCGCGGACTTCCTGTGCTTCTGGGCGGACGGGCGGGTGGATACGCGGGACGTGAAGGGCGTGGAGACGGCCGAGTTCAAGGTGAAGTGGCGCGAGGTGCAGGCGGCCTATCCCTTCATGACCTTCGTCAGTGGTCAAGCGCAGTGGCAAGGGTTGGAAGGAAGAGGCATGAGCACAGGTACCAATGCCCGTCCAGTGCCGGAGATCCAACTCAAGGTGGCGATCCGGCGTGCGGCGCAGGAACAGTACAGGCGCCATGTGGCGAACCGGCTGTGCCTAGCGATCCTGGCGGACAACCGGACACCGCTGGGAGAGGGACAGTTGACGTTCACGCACAGCACGCGAGGGCGCAACCAAGCCCCGAGCAAGAAGGCCGGGGGGGACATCTTCTACACGAAGGTGGAACCCGTGCAACTGCTGTACGGCGAGCGGACGATCCTGACCTCGCCCTTGTCTCTCAAGGTGCTGGTGAAGCCGGAAGCGGAGGGGAGCCGGGTAACGCTGGCGACCCTGCGGACGTGGCCGACGCCGAAGACACCAGAGGTGCTGTACCGGTACCGTCGAGACCTTCAGTCGCTCGAGCGCAAGCCCGGGCTGAGTGGCGACCTGGTGCACCTGTTCGAGGAGTTGCTGAAGCCTCATCGGGCAGAGCTGCTCCGGGCCATGAACCTCTAG
- a CDS encoding helix-turn-helix domain-containing protein: MNATKRLTTNLSINTSEMNVLFVHSALDDYPLTPEEFRAYAHLARRASSGAAYPSRASIAKACRMHEDTVGVVLKNLLTFKMLEAHERKGKTTLYTLTPASKWVKPQIVEALHAQQAQAGAAKRADRKARKAAAGASLESTDPPETKGGVEEATPPKRRVGYPPETKGHHPPETKGHEGDPLRRSIEGRGVIDVTSNPGEEGSSSASVAEPDTAAHSSSKNLNSTPTPEGLRNSSIFGAALASLVIVPQVEASQPDGTAHAVEQDLLVDSQDFAEPRGGMNEQATSLENVPGGAAGAGAEAVQGARGAGDGAGRAGVDSIRPVNAQELAARPVEPVDGAAYQELKSLVGGKNLVQLTKELTRTGGLSREAWLKLKLGEVQLVRVLAQQEAKATGGNMLTLAVRGLDRLIGAVRVEKRISAAAVNADPQLQPGQRCTVADQVGVLTLGVVQEVNAVRYKIQFDDGNGRNIDRTVAAQLCTLKPSDAPLPVAAPVLAPEGPTLFVPTGTSWRRKAGKGGQIGELVTVRAVLGNKRELSNGVKLFFYEIQRDFEQVQA; this comes from the coding sequence ATGAACGCGACGAAGCGCCTCACGACAAATCTCTCCATCAACACCAGCGAAATGAACGTGCTGTTCGTACACAGCGCTCTGGATGATTACCCTCTGACACCCGAAGAATTTCGGGCGTATGCCCACTTGGCACGCCGGGCCAGCAGTGGAGCTGCCTACCCGAGCCGGGCCAGTATCGCGAAGGCCTGCCGGATGCATGAAGACACCGTGGGCGTCGTGCTGAAGAACCTGCTGACTTTCAAGATGCTGGAGGCGCACGAGCGTAAGGGCAAGACGACGCTGTACACCCTGACTCCAGCCAGTAAGTGGGTCAAGCCCCAAATTGTGGAGGCGCTGCACGCTCAGCAGGCGCAAGCGGGCGCGGCCAAGCGTGCTGACCGGAAAGCTCGGAAGGCGGCAGCCGGGGCTAGCTTGGAGTCCACCGACCCCCCCGAAACGAAGGGTGGGGTTGAAGAGGCGACCCCCCCGAAACGAAGGGTGGGGTACCCCCCCGAAACGAAGGGGCACCACCCCCCCGAAACGAAGGGGCACGAAGGAGATCCCTTAAGGAGATCCATTGAAGGAAGAGGAGTAATAGACGTTACTAGTAACCCAGGCGAGGAAGGCTCGTCGAGTGCGTCGGTGGCCGAACCCGACACGGCCGCGCACTCCTCCTCAAAAAATTTAAATTCAACCCCAACCCCTGAAGGCCTGCGGAACTCGTCCATCTTCGGAGCTGCTCTGGCCTCGCTGGTGATCGTCCCCCAGGTCGAGGCCTCCCAGCCTGACGGCACCGCTCACGCGGTGGAGCAGGACCTCTTGGTGGATTCACAGGACTTTGCTGAGCCACGTGGTGGCATGAACGAACAGGCCACGTCCCTTGAAAATGTTCCGGGCGGCGCGGCCGGGGCCGGGGCCGAGGCAGTGCAGGGGGCGCGCGGCGCCGGAGACGGGGCAGGAAGGGCCGGGGTGGACTCCATCCGCCCCGTGAATGCTCAGGAGCTTGCGGCGCGTCCTGTGGAGCCTGTGGATGGAGCGGCGTACCAGGAGCTCAAGTCGCTGGTCGGTGGGAAGAACCTGGTGCAACTGACCAAAGAACTCACGCGGACAGGTGGGCTCTCTCGTGAGGCCTGGCTGAAGCTGAAGCTCGGAGAGGTCCAGTTGGTGCGGGTGCTGGCGCAGCAGGAGGCGAAAGCAACGGGCGGGAACATGCTCACGTTGGCCGTCCGCGGACTCGACCGTCTGATCGGCGCGGTGCGGGTCGAGAAGCGGATCTCGGCGGCCGCCGTGAACGCGGATCCGCAACTGCAGCCCGGGCAGCGCTGCACGGTGGCCGACCAGGTGGGCGTCCTGACCCTGGGCGTCGTGCAGGAGGTCAACGCCGTGCGCTACAAGATCCAGTTCGATGACGGCAATGGCCGGAACATCGACCGAACGGTGGCTGCCCAGCTGTGTACCCTCAAGCCCAGCGACGCCCCTCTGCCTGTGGCCGCCCCGGTTCTGGCGCCGGAGGGTCCCACGCTGTTCGTGCCCACCGGGACCAGCTGGCGGCGCAAGGCCGGGAAAGGTGGCCAGATCGGTGAACTCGTGACCGTGCGGGCCGTGCTGGGGAACAAGCGTGAGCTGAGCAACGGCGTCAAGCTGTTCTTCTACGAGATCCAGCGGGACTTCGAGCAGGTGCAAGCGTGA
- a CDS encoding helix-turn-helix domain-containing protein produces the protein MSYVSYNRTIYGPDPEKAFRVEAGLVAIVGLEHSLAWPAGLVWPGVQALPTDLREWLAAVETRLTPEAQWAFCAPSTRDIEVAVALIQVQRLQSRGEMIDRMDYLTAWTNPNECSHYTIASLLGTSRETVTKVVARWRSRRSQAAD, from the coding sequence GTGAGCTACGTGTCGTATAACCGGACGATCTACGGGCCGGATCCGGAGAAGGCCTTCCGGGTGGAGGCGGGACTGGTGGCGATCGTGGGGCTAGAGCACAGCTTGGCGTGGCCTGCAGGACTCGTGTGGCCTGGGGTGCAGGCCTTGCCGACGGATCTGCGGGAATGGCTGGCGGCTGTGGAGACGCGGTTGACGCCAGAGGCTCAGTGGGCGTTCTGTGCGCCGAGTACGCGGGACATTGAGGTGGCCGTGGCGCTGATTCAGGTGCAGCGGCTCCAGAGCCGGGGGGAGATGATCGATCGGATGGACTACCTGACGGCTTGGACGAATCCGAACGAGTGTTCGCACTACACCATCGCGTCGCTGCTGGGCACGAGCCGGGAGACGGTGACGAAGGTAGTTGCGCGGTGGCGATCGCGGAGAAGTCAAGCGGCGGATTGA